A single window of Pygocentrus nattereri isolate fPygNat1 chromosome 24, fPygNat1.pri, whole genome shotgun sequence DNA harbors:
- the LOC108433863 gene encoding type-4 ice-structuring protein-like produces MKFALIAALVTVLAIGSESASLVKREVPEELQKISQYFQGLVDSLKTAEGPELATMAKTYIEESRAQLQPIVEKLHAQLKPLTSIDEQIKPLAASLQAQIAPYTDLVQTQVEDVLRFMVDQTKAILPSQ; encoded by the exons ATGAAGTTCGCCCTCATCGCTGCCCTCGTCACTGTGCTGGCCATTG GCTCAGAGTCTGCCAGTCTGGTCAAGAGAGAAGTGCCTGAGGAGTTACAGAAGATCAGCCAGTACTTCCAGGGTCTCGTTGATTCCCTGAAAACTGCCGAGGGCCCTGAGTTGGCCACCATGGCCAA GACTTAcattgaggagagcagagcCCAGCTCCAGCCCATAGTTGAGAAGCTCCATGCACAGCTGAAGCCTCTTACCAGCATTGACGAGCAAATCAAGCCCCTGGCAGCTTCCCTGCAGGCCCAAATCGCCCCCTACACCGACCTGGTGCAGACCCAGGTTGAGGACGTGCTCAGGTTCATGGTTGACCAGACCAAGGCCATCCTGCCCAGCCAGTAA